In Clarias gariepinus isolate MV-2021 ecotype Netherlands chromosome 1, CGAR_prim_01v2, whole genome shotgun sequence, one DNA window encodes the following:
- the LOC128520237 gene encoding aerolysin-like protein yields the protein MSALADVVAVGANGGNPFNFNGTENGSTLQKIWVWLGDWQVKAIKVCLTDGQSKQFGVPAGDVKEFIFEDGEHFTSLSLWANSRGTRLGAIKFKTTHSREFYVKQRSEGLNQEVPVDVASGICMGITGRSGSDIDCFGFIFINTIKSTKLTDVEYPTLKEVIPKVNVREIKSMTYHNDTSLTQEYKVETSQKITQKSFWSVTGKLELTYTLEVNSGIPLITKKKSNYDFKLGVDGTYASEISEERMELYSFLVKVLPGKTVDVDITLGQAPVDLPFKGKVKITCHNGGVLEFKTSGTYKGVTYTAGDVTVTESAKNLGGASKSAKFILKM from the coding sequence ATGTCAGCCCTGGCAGATGTAGTTGCAGTTGGTGCGAATGGAGGAAACCCCTTTAATTTTAATGGCACTGAAAATGGATCCACATTGCAAAAGATCTGGGTGTGGCTCGGTGACTGGCAAGTGAAGGCCATAAAGGTCTGCCTTACTGATGGCCAGTCCAAGCAGTTTGGTGTACCTGCTGGGGATGTTAAAGAGTTTATATTTGAAGATGGAGAGCATTTCACCTCCCTTTCACTATGGGCAAATTCAAGGGGAACACGTCTGGGTGCCATCAAATTCAAGACAACTCACTCCAGGGAGTTCTATGTAAAGCAGAGAAGTGAAGGGTTGAACCAAGAAGTTCCAGTTGATGTTGCTTCTGGGATCTGCATGGGAATCACAGGGCGTTCAGGTTCAGATATTGATTGCTTCGGCTTCATATTCATTAACACGATCAAGTCTACTAAGCTTACAGATGTTGAGTATCCTACACTTAAGGAAGTGATACCCAAAGTGAATGTCAGGGAAATCAAATCCATGACCTACCACAATGATACTTCTCTAACTCAAGAATACAAAGTTGAAACCTCCCAAAAAATAACACAGAAATCCTTCTGGTCAGTTACCGGAAAATTGGAGTTGACATACACCCTGGAAGTGAACTCAGGAATCCCACtgattacaaagaaaaaatcaaACTATGATTTCAAACTTGGTGTTGATGGTACATATGCTTCAGAGATCAGTGAAGAGAGAATGGAGCTTTACTCATTTCTTGTTAAAGTCCTTCCAGGTAAAACCGTGGATGTGGACATCACACTTGGCCAGGCTCCAGTTGATCTCCCCTTCAAAGGCAAAGTCAAGATTACGTGCCATAATGGTGGTGTGCTGGAATTTAAAACCAGTGGAACCTACAAAGGTGTCACTTACACTGCTGGAGATGTAACTGTGACTGAATCAGCCAAAAACCTCGGTGGGGCCTCAAAATCTGCAAAGTTTAttctaaaaatgtaa